A stretch of Miscanthus floridulus cultivar M001 chromosome 13, ASM1932011v1, whole genome shotgun sequence DNA encodes these proteins:
- the LOC136500087 gene encoding extensin-like, with amino-acid sequence MHPAAQIGLPLAHRVAQHLRRPSRVAFRGQPPPRLLSPAADRSDPHVSSSPTFLRATRKPPARAPGQPPPAPGLLTSWERLSPRLASLNQSPHPSRPLLPLPTPFSPSPTPRRSQPLHGGAPPTVVCPSARTTVPKPPSASFFPL; translated from the coding sequence ATGCACCCCGCAGCCCAGATCGGCCTCCCCCTTGCGCACCGTGTGGCCCAGCACCTGCGTCGGCCCAGCCGAGTGGCCTTCCGCGGGCAACCGCCGCCGCGCCTCCTTTCCCCGGCCGCTGACCGatcggacccacatgttagtTCCTCCCCCACCTTCCTCCGCGCGACTCGGAAACCGCCCGCGCGTGCGCCTGGgcaaccgccgcccgcgcccggccTTCTCACCTCGTGGGAGCGCCTCTCCCCGCGCCTGGCCTCTTTAAATCAGAGCCCGCACCCGAGCCGCCCCCTGCTGCCTCTCCCCACTCCTTTTTCGCCCTCGCCCACGCCACGGAGGTCGCAACCACTGCACGGAGGAGCTCCGCCGACCGTCGTCTGCCCGTCCGCGCGGACAACCGTCCCCAAGCCACCGTCAGCATCGTTTTTCCCGCTGTGA